In Micromonospora ferruginea, the sequence TGTTGGTGTTCAGCGTGGTGGCCGACGAGTCGACGACCTTCCAGCAGCCCTTCTCCCGGGCCAGCGTGAAGTCCATCCGGGTCAGTCGCTGGCCCCACTTCGACGGCTCGGAGGTGAGCACCGCCTTGCCGGTCTTCAGGTTGGTGACGAACTTCTCCGGCACCTCGTTGTGGGCGTGGCCGAAGAGGATCGCGTCGATGCCGGGCACCTGCTCGGCGATCAGCGCGGTCGGGTTCTCGTTCGGCAGCTCCGGGCCGTAGCTGGAGGTGCCGCTGTCGCCGCCGTGCGCGGAGATGATGACCACGTCGGCGCCGCGCCGGCGCATCACCGGCACCCACTTCGCGGCGGTGGCGACCATGTCGGCGAAGACCAGGCGGCCCTCGACGTTGGCCTTGTCCCAGATGGCCACGCCGGGGTTGGTCAGGCCGAGGATGCCGACGCGCAGCTTCGGCGCGCCGTGCCCGCCGAGCCGGACCTCCTTGATCACGTACGGCAGGAAGGCCGGCTTGCCGGTCTTCTCATTGATCGCGTTCGCGGCGAGCGCCGGGAAGCCGAGCTGCTTGATCCAGGTGGCCAGCAGCGGCAGGCCGTAGTTGAACTCGTGGTTGCCCAGCGTGACGGCGTCGTAGCGCAGCACGTTCATCGCGTTGGCCATCGGGTGCGTCTCACCGGTGCTGGTGATCGGCTCCTGCTTGGCGTAGTAGGTGGCCAGCGGCGTGCCCTGGATGGTGTCGCCGGCGTCGAGGACCAGCGTCGCCTTGCCCGTGCGCTCGGCCCGGATCTGGTTGACCAGGGTGGCCAGCTTCGCGACGCCGACGTCGTTGTGCTTGCTGTCGTCGAACTCGGCGTCCTTGTAGTAGTCCCAGTTGTAGACGTTGCCGTGGGTGTCCGAGGTGCCGAGGACGGTGAGGTCCCAGGTCTTCGGCTGCTTCGGCTTCGCCTCGGCGGGCGCGCCGGCGAGCAGGGGAGCGGTCGCCGCGGCGGCGGCGACGGCCAGCACCTGGCGCCGCGAGGCGCCGGAGGAGGAGGTCAATGCGGTGCCTTTCGGAGGGGGTACGCGCCTCGTGGGCGCCGTTGCGCACCATAACCACCAGGTGTCGCAGGCGCCACATCACCCCGAGATGTTTCCCCGCGCGTTCCCGCCCGGTCAGCGGGGCCAGACGGCCATCCGGCGGCGCACCTCGGCGATCCGCGCCGTGTCCAGGCCGTAGCGGGTGAACCGGCGGTCGGGCAGCCCATCGAGGTAGCGCCCGGCCGCGCGCACGTCCTCGTCGTCCAACGCCGGGTCCACCTGGCGGGCCAGCTCCAGCAGCTCGGGCACCGCGTACCTGTCGAGCGCGGCGGAGACGTCGATGTAGTCGCGTACCTCCCGCCGGTTGACCAGCGCGGCGGTCTTGTTGGCGATCAGGTCCCGCACGTCCATCACCGGGCCGAAGTCCATCACCACCGGACTGCGGTGCCGGTCCAGGCGGGCCAGGCTGAGGCGGATCTCGCGGCCGTCCCGGCTCACCACGAAGTCCCGCAGGTCGCGGTCGTAGCCGTCGAACACCTCGCCGAGCCCGCCCGGGTCGGACTCGTCCACCCGGTAGCCGGCCCGGCGCAGCGCGTCCCGCACGTCGGTGGCCGCCGCCGCGGCGGCGCCCTCCACGTCGGCGAACAGGTCGACGTCCTCGGTGGGGCGGGTGACCAGGCCGTGCGCCGCCCAGGCCACCCCGCCGCCGAGCACGAAGCGGTGCGGGCCGGCGGCGGCCAGCGCCACCCGGGCCACCTCCCGGTAGAAGTCGTGCGGGTGCGTCACGCGGCGCGCAGGCTCCGGTGCCGGCCCTCCCAGGCCAGGCGCACGCCCCGGGGCAGGTTGAGCAGCGGCCACACCCGGCGCAGCGTGCCCGCGTGGATCAGCTCCCGCAGGTCGTCCACCCGGCTGGTCTCGCGCAGCACGTTCTCGTACATCCAGAGCAGTTCGTCCGGGTCGGCCAGGTCGAACGCGCGTTCGCTGCTCCACATCAGGCGCACCGGCAGCTCGACGATGCCGGCGGTCGGGCCGGTCAGCTCGGCCAGGGTGCGCGCGACCACCGCGGGGCGCCCGGGCCGGGCGAGGTACGCGCTGGCGGTGGCCGACATGGCATCAGGGTAACCCCTGCCCGGCGTCCAGGTCTGCACGGTGGGTGACCGGGGTCACGACGCCCGGCGGAAGAACCCGCCTCCCGGTACCGTTGTGCAGAGCGTCGGTGTGACCAGTGTCCCCGGGCCTCACCTAAATTGCCTTCGCGGAATACCGTTCGGCTGGAGCCGCGTCGCGCCACTCGCCGAGAGGCGACCTGCACACCGACGCCCAGCGCCGCCCCGGCCCTCCGGTCGGGGCGGCGCTGTTTTCCGCTCGGCTCGCGGGCGCCCGAACGCTGGCCTAGTGTGCTGAGGGTCAGCCCGTGCTCGGCGTGGAGGGGGTGCCCGGATGGGTCTGAAGACGTTCATCCAGGGGTGGCCGGTCTACCGGCAGCTCACCGGCACCGATCCGCTGGGGCGCGGCGCGGCCGCGCAGTCGGCGCGCTCCGCCGGGCTGACCCCCCGCACCGAGACCGCCGACGGTGTGGCCCGCTCGGTCTGCC encodes:
- a CDS encoding nucleotidyl transferase AbiEii/AbiGii toxin family protein, whose translation is MTHPHDFYREVARVALAAAGPHRFVLGGGVAWAAHGLVTRPTEDVDLFADVEGAAAAAATDVRDALRRAGYRVDESDPGGLGEVFDGYDRDLRDFVVSRDGREIRLSLARLDRHRSPVVMDFGPVMDVRDLIANKTAALVNRREVRDYIDVSAALDRYAVPELLELARQVDPALDDEDVRAAGRYLDGLPDRRFTRYGLDTARIAEVRRRMAVWPR
- a CDS encoding bifunctional metallophosphatase/5'-nucleotidase; translation: MTSSSGASRRQVLAVAAAAATAPLLAGAPAEAKPKQPKTWDLTVLGTSDTHGNVYNWDYYKDAEFDDSKHNDVGVAKLATLVNQIRAERTGKATLVLDAGDTIQGTPLATYYAKQEPITSTGETHPMANAMNVLRYDAVTLGNHEFNYGLPLLATWIKQLGFPALAANAINEKTGKPAFLPYVIKEVRLGGHGAPKLRVGILGLTNPGVAIWDKANVEGRLVFADMVATAAKWVPVMRRRGADVVIISAHGGDSGTSSYGPELPNENPTALIAEQVPGIDAILFGHAHNEVPEKFVTNLKTGKAVLTSEPSKWGQRLTRMDFTLAREKGCWKVVDSSATTLNTNTVVEDPAVLAAVRGQHAKTVDYVNKVVAQSSVELSAAESRYKDTPILDFINHVQTEVVTAALAGGAYAGLPVLSIAAPFSRTAVFPQGDVRIRDVAGLYVYDNTLEAVVLTGAEVKAYLEYSAKYFVTVPVGAPVNPETISDPAVPDYNYDVFSGVDYEIDISKPVGQRITRLVLAGTDTPLPADAQFVVAVNNYRRSGGGNFPGIVKTQVYNAQQEIRQLLIDWAQAKGVIDPADFFVPNWKLVREGVPVF